In Amia ocellicauda isolate fAmiCal2 chromosome 7, fAmiCal2.hap1, whole genome shotgun sequence, one genomic interval encodes:
- the LOC136752487 gene encoding intercellular adhesion molecule 1, protein MRLRVRLLSSVLGLFFIFTDMGADPVCPIVIDPPTVVVKYGDPVSANCTVRQTTRGMGWETSVGSIDMQTDVQSLLWSVSRLTDWTAEPKCYANFQTEPKQCVKKLDITLYKLPDSVSIRPIPGKKKQEWNQTELHCDVVNVAPARFLTLKWLKGETLVQEKLFNDITEKDPRNITETLLITLSRSDDGVQYTCVSELRLGPGGPQPNPVMKSEPLSIIVLPSSAPRRNAIVSSVFLVILIAELVLL, encoded by the exons ATGAGGCTGCGTGTCCGATTGCTGAGCTCAGTTTTAGGTTTGTTCTTCATCTTCACTGATATGG GTGCTGATCCGGTCTGTCCCATTGTGATTGACCCTCCCACAGTGGTGGTGAAATATGGAGATCCAGTATCGGCCAACTGCACTGTAAGACAGACAACCAGAGGAATGGGCTGGGAGACATCGGTTGGATCCATAGACATGCAAACAGATGTCCAGTCTCTCCTCTGGAGTGTCAGCCGTCTGACTGACTGGACTGCAGAGCCCAAATGCTACGCAAACTTTCAGACTGAGCCCAAGCAGTGTGTGAAAAAGCTTGACATCACTCTCTACA AGCTGCCGGACAGCGTCTCCATCAGACCgattccaggaaaaaaaaaacaggaatggAATCAAACTGAACTCCACTGCGATGTTGTCAATGTGGCTCCTGCTAGATTCCTCACCCTGAAGTGGCTTAAAGGAGAGACACTTGTTCAGGAGAAACTCTTTAATGACATCACAGAGAAGGACCCTAGGAATATAACAGAAACTCTGCTGATCACCCTCAGCCGCAGCGACGACGGAGTTCAGTACACGTGTGTGTCAGAGCTGAGACTCGGGCCAGGAGGGCCGCAGCCAAACCCTGTTATGAAGTCTGAGCCCCTCAGCATCATAGTGCTGCCGt CTTCGGCCCCTAGAAGAAACGCCATAGTGTCTTCTGTGTTCCTTGTGATCCTAATAGCTGAATTggtgctgctgtaa